Proteins encoded together in one Verrucomicrobiia bacterium window:
- the pal gene encoding peptidoglycan-associated lipoprotein Pal → MNRLTASIGLSLGLALLIVVGEGCRRRPTALTYIPGHSRSVTNEVAGLMDDATRAPSSTSPGATGLKPGGPDIGSIPLPDRSRRENMNEDREFFKNQTVYFDFDKAAVRASERGKVQAVAEALKKRPQASVEVEGHCDERGTEEYNRSLGERRALAIREYLILLGISSERIFTVSFGEDKPAVPGHNEAAWAKNRRGEFILLTPKP, encoded by the coding sequence ATGAACCGCCTCACCGCCTCCATCGGCTTGAGCCTGGGTTTGGCCCTCCTGATTGTCGTGGGCGAGGGCTGCCGTCGCCGCCCCACCGCCCTGACCTACATCCCCGGCCACAGCCGCAGTGTCACCAATGAAGTCGCCGGCCTGATGGACGACGCCACCCGCGCGCCCTCCTCCACCAGCCCCGGCGCCACCGGCCTCAAACCGGGCGGCCCCGACATCGGCTCCATCCCGCTGCCCGATCGCTCGCGCCGCGAAAACATGAACGAGGACCGCGAGTTCTTCAAAAACCAGACCGTCTATTTTGACTTCGACAAGGCCGCCGTCCGCGCCAGCGAGCGCGGCAAGGTGCAGGCCGTCGCCGAGGCCCTCAAAAAACGGCCGCAGGCCTCCGTCGAAGTCGAAGGGCACTGCGACGAGCGCGGCACCGAGGAATACAACCGCTCCCTGGGCGAGCGCCGCGCCCTGGCCATCCGCGAGTATCTCATCCTCTTGGGCATCTCCAGCGAGCGCATCTTCACGGTCAGCTTTGGCGAAGACAAACCCGCCGTGCCGGGCCACAACGAAGCGGCCTGGGCCAAAAACCGGCGGGGCGAGTTCATCCTGTTAACCCCCAAACCTTAA
- the pal gene encoding peptidoglycan-associated lipoprotein Pal, giving the protein MKKPLYLILTLSLAVILTAASGCSKKSTKPVTSLPAQKGTAGTGSGASGTGTETVPALPGGTQNPSGANLPGNPWEQPSRAGLEGMTPDREALKNYTVYFEFDRSAVRQSEQPKVQAVANVLKAQPDTKLQIEGHCDERGTEEYNRSLGERRALALREFLINLGIDGNRIYTVSFGEDKPAVQGHNEEAWAKNRRGEFILYRKP; this is encoded by the coding sequence ATGAAAAAACCGCTGTACCTGATTCTGACCCTCAGTCTGGCTGTCATCCTCACCGCGGCCTCCGGCTGCTCCAAAAAATCCACCAAACCCGTGACCAGTCTGCCGGCGCAAAAGGGCACCGCCGGCACCGGCTCCGGCGCCAGCGGCACCGGCACCGAAACTGTCCCCGCCCTGCCCGGCGGCACCCAAAACCCCTCCGGCGCCAACCTGCCCGGCAACCCGTGGGAGCAACCCTCCCGCGCCGGTCTGGAAGGCATGACCCCGGACCGCGAAGCCCTCAAAAATTACACCGTCTATTTCGAGTTTGATCGCTCCGCCGTCCGCCAGAGCGAGCAGCCCAAGGTCCAGGCCGTGGCCAATGTCCTCAAGGCCCAGCCCGACACCAAGCTGCAAATCGAAGGCCATTGCGACGAGCGCGGCACCGAGGAATACAACCGCTCCCTCGGCGAGCGCCGCGCCCTGGCCCTGCGCGAATTCCTCATCAACCTGGGCATTGACGGCAACCGCATCTACACCGTCAGCTTCGGCGAGGACAAACCCGCCGTCCAGGGGCACAACGAAGAAGCCTGGGCCAAAAACCGCCGCGGCGAGTTCATCCTTTACCGCAAGCCCTGA
- the aroC gene encoding chorismate synthase, whose amino-acid sequence MGNIFGHLFRITTWGESHGGGVGVVVEGCPPRLPLTEADIQPDLNRRRPGQSKIVSPRKEPDHVEILSGTFEGLTLGSPICLWVKNEDARPEAYTEMAEKFRPSHADYTYWAKYGIRNWQGGGRASARETVGRVAAGAIAKKILRLHFGVEVLACVTQVGRIKAQVDVERVQAQDIEANIVRCPDAAAAEKMVRAIERARRQGDSLGGIVLGLARGVPPGWGDPVFDRLQADLAKGMMSLPAAKGFDIGSGFDCVNYTGLTHNDPFRMQGGRVRTLSNRSGGVQGGISNGETIYFRVAFKPTATVMHEQPTVDVRGHNTTLKGRGRHDPCVLPRAVPLVEAMTALVLVDHALRQQAQCGPWLNPAAPPPPK is encoded by the coding sequence ATGGGCAACATCTTTGGGCATTTGTTTCGCATCACCACCTGGGGCGAATCTCACGGCGGCGGCGTGGGCGTTGTCGTCGAAGGCTGCCCGCCCCGCCTGCCGCTGACCGAGGCCGACATCCAGCCCGATCTCAACCGCCGCCGGCCCGGCCAGTCCAAAATCGTCTCCCCGCGCAAGGAGCCGGACCACGTCGAAATCCTCTCCGGCACGTTTGAGGGCCTGACCCTCGGCTCGCCCATCTGTCTCTGGGTCAAAAACGAGGACGCCCGCCCGGAGGCCTACACCGAAATGGCCGAGAAGTTCCGCCCCTCCCACGCCGATTACACCTACTGGGCCAAATACGGCATCCGCAACTGGCAGGGCGGCGGCCGCGCCAGCGCCCGCGAAACCGTGGGGCGCGTCGCCGCCGGCGCCATTGCCAAAAAAATCCTGCGCCTGCATTTCGGCGTGGAAGTCCTGGCCTGCGTGACGCAGGTCGGCCGCATCAAGGCCCAGGTGGACGTCGAGCGCGTGCAAGCGCAGGACATCGAAGCCAACATCGTCCGCTGCCCCGATGCCGCCGCCGCGGAGAAAATGGTCCGGGCCATTGAACGCGCCCGCCGCCAGGGCGACAGCCTGGGCGGCATCGTGCTGGGCCTGGCCCGGGGCGTGCCGCCCGGCTGGGGTGACCCTGTGTTTGACCGCCTCCAGGCCGATCTGGCCAAGGGCATGATGAGCCTGCCGGCCGCCAAAGGCTTTGACATCGGCTCCGGCTTTGATTGCGTCAACTACACCGGCCTCACCCACAACGATCCCTTCCGCATGCAAGGCGGGCGGGTGCGCACCCTCAGCAACCGCTCCGGCGGCGTGCAGGGAGGCATCAGCAACGGGGAAACCATTTACTTCCGCGTGGCCTTCAAACCCACCGCCACCGTCATGCACGAGCAGCCCACCGTGGATGTCCGCGGCCACAACACCACCCTTAAGGGACGCGGCCGCCATGATCCTTGCGTGCTGCCGCGCGCCGTGCCGCTGGTGGAGGCCATGACCGCGCTGGTCCTCGTGGATCACGCCCTCCGGCAGCAGGCCCAATGCGGCCCCTGGCTCAACCCGGCCGCGCCGCCGCCCCCCAAATAA
- a CDS encoding nucleotide sugar dehydrogenase encodes MDSIAIVGQGYVGLPLALQFARAGVRVIGLDIDPHKVDALNRGESYILHIPAAAVAAERRAGRFEASTDFSRVREVQAVIICVPTPLNKHREPDLSFILNTGRMVAPYLRPRRVGRGSRAVREKKLVVLESTTYPGTTEGELRAVLEEQSGLRAGEDFHLAFSPEREDPGNPASQVSAIPKVVGGLTPACRERAAALYRRAIQTVVPVSSCRVAEATKLLENIFRSVNIALVNELKVVYTAMGIDIWEVIEAAKTKPFGFMPFYPGPGLGGHCIPIDPFYLTWKAREYGQSTRFIELAGEINTRMPEYVIHRLMDALNQRQRALKGARILVLGVAYKPNVDDDRESPSYVLMDLLAAHGARVAYHDPHVPVIRKNREHPHWAGTRSVPLTAQALRQYDAVLIATHHRQVDYALLARHARLIVDTRNAMAGQRTRPGQVWKA; translated from the coding sequence ATGGACAGCATCGCCATTGTTGGACAAGGTTACGTGGGTCTTCCTCTGGCTCTGCAATTTGCCCGCGCCGGGGTGCGGGTCATCGGCCTGGACATTGATCCCCACAAGGTGGACGCGCTGAATCGGGGCGAGAGTTACATCCTGCACATACCGGCGGCGGCGGTGGCGGCCGAGCGCCGGGCGGGGCGGTTTGAGGCTTCGACGGATTTTTCGCGGGTGCGCGAGGTGCAGGCGGTGATCATCTGCGTGCCGACGCCGCTCAACAAGCATCGCGAGCCGGACTTGTCGTTCATCCTGAACACGGGGCGGATGGTGGCGCCGTATTTGCGGCCGCGGCGGGTGGGGCGGGGCAGCCGGGCGGTGCGGGAGAAGAAGCTGGTGGTGCTGGAGAGCACGACGTATCCCGGCACGACGGAGGGCGAGCTGCGGGCGGTGTTGGAGGAGCAATCCGGCCTGCGGGCGGGGGAGGATTTTCATCTGGCCTTTTCGCCCGAGCGCGAAGATCCGGGCAACCCGGCCAGCCAGGTGTCCGCCATTCCCAAGGTGGTGGGGGGCCTGACGCCGGCCTGTCGGGAGCGCGCGGCGGCGTTGTACCGGCGGGCGATTCAAACGGTGGTGCCGGTGTCGTCGTGTCGCGTGGCCGAGGCCACCAAGCTGCTGGAAAACATTTTTCGGAGCGTCAACATCGCGCTCGTGAACGAGCTGAAGGTGGTGTACACCGCGATGGGGATTGACATCTGGGAGGTGATTGAAGCGGCGAAAACCAAGCCGTTTGGTTTCATGCCGTTTTATCCGGGGCCAGGTCTGGGGGGGCATTGCATACCGATTGATCCGTTTTATCTGACCTGGAAGGCGCGGGAGTATGGCCAGTCCACGCGGTTCATCGAGCTGGCGGGCGAGATCAACACGCGGATGCCGGAGTATGTGATTCACCGGTTGATGGACGCGCTCAACCAGCGGCAACGGGCGCTCAAGGGGGCGCGGATTCTGGTGCTGGGGGTGGCCTACAAGCCGAATGTGGATGATGACCGGGAGTCGCCCTCCTATGTGCTGATGGATTTGCTGGCGGCGCACGGAGCGCGGGTGGCCTACCATGATCCGCATGTGCCGGTGATCCGCAAAAACCGGGAGCATCCCCACTGGGCGGGCACGCGCTCGGTGCCATTGACGGCGCAGGCGCTGCGGCAGTATGACGCGGTGCTGATTGCCACGCATCATCGGCAGGTGGATTACGCGCTGCTGGCGCGGCATGCACGGCTGATTGTGGACACGCGCAACGCCATGGCCGGACAGCGGACCCGCCCGGGACAGGTGTGGAAGGCGTGA
- a CDS encoding cation-translocating P-type ATPase — protein MQVTSLLSRRKAEDGPDAHPEAHHHHHAGGSCPACGHDHSHTQVRLTWTLIGLMFVINAYVVDWVVERATLVAAASGMLGAVILGTPIVRTAIQDLRRGLLSINELVALAVLAAISTGDYKTAGVIAFFMLMGEIIETRTAEGARASIESLIKLTPTKARRVTGQAEEEVPVHELKVGDIIRVRPGDNVGADGVVVAGQSSLNQASITGESLPVDKKVGDEVFAGTMNLTGVLDIKVSRAGRDTTLGRVRDLILAAEQTRLPIMRIIDQYMGFYTPLVLVVAALVWVFTRDLNRVIATLVVSCPCAFVLATPTAIVAALSAAARLGILIKNVADLELAGRLTAFIFDKTGTITTGKLAVSRLAPQEGVSAAELLRLAASAEKYSNHPAARALAALAEEVNVPLAEPQNFAETAGRGVRAEVEGAEVLVGRAQWLRDHGLEGDFLQSVDLNETEGFSLIFVARQGRFLGWIGLRDETRPEARPALEELKAIGVRRIAMVSGDRQPVAARVAREIGCEESRGECLPQDKVEFVRAFKQQGLRVAVVGDGVNDAPALAAGDIGIAMGAAGSEVAIHSATIALMNNDLRRLPFLVRLSRATRSVINQNFVVGILFIVGGLALSAFGYLSPIVAAIMHNVGSFIVIFNSARLVRQGEELEHYEPVRPPAAPAASAPEQPITFKPQPA, from the coding sequence ATGCAAGTCACCTCCCTGCTCAGCCGCCGGAAGGCCGAGGATGGCCCTGACGCTCATCCTGAGGCGCATCATCATCATCATGCGGGCGGGAGCTGTCCGGCCTGCGGGCATGATCACTCGCACACGCAGGTGCGGCTGACGTGGACGCTGATCGGGTTGATGTTTGTGATCAACGCCTATGTGGTGGACTGGGTGGTGGAGCGGGCCACGCTGGTGGCGGCGGCCAGCGGGATGCTGGGGGCGGTGATCCTGGGGACGCCGATTGTGCGGACCGCCATTCAGGATTTGCGGCGGGGTTTGCTGAGCATCAACGAGCTGGTGGCGCTGGCGGTGCTGGCCGCGATCTCCACCGGGGATTACAAGACGGCGGGGGTGATCGCCTTTTTCATGTTGATGGGGGAGATCATCGAGACGCGCACGGCCGAGGGCGCGCGGGCCTCCATTGAGTCGCTGATCAAACTCACCCCCACCAAGGCGCGGCGGGTGACCGGCCAAGCGGAGGAGGAGGTGCCGGTGCATGAGCTGAAGGTGGGGGACATCATCCGGGTGCGGCCCGGGGACAATGTGGGGGCGGACGGGGTGGTGGTGGCCGGGCAAAGCTCGCTCAATCAGGCGAGCATCACCGGCGAATCGCTGCCGGTGGACAAGAAGGTGGGGGACGAAGTTTTTGCGGGCACGATGAATTTGACGGGGGTGCTGGACATCAAGGTGAGCCGCGCGGGGCGGGACACCACGCTGGGGCGGGTGCGGGACTTGATCCTGGCGGCGGAGCAGACCCGGCTGCCGATCATGCGGATCATAGACCAGTACATGGGTTTTTACACGCCGCTGGTGCTGGTGGTGGCGGCGCTGGTGTGGGTGTTCACGCGGGATTTGAATCGCGTGATTGCGACGCTGGTGGTGTCGTGTCCGTGCGCCTTTGTGCTGGCGACGCCGACGGCGATTGTGGCGGCGTTGTCGGCGGCGGCGCGGCTGGGCATCTTGATCAAGAACGTGGCGGATCTGGAGCTGGCAGGGCGGTTGACGGCGTTCATTTTTGACAAGACCGGCACCATCACGACGGGCAAGCTGGCGGTGAGCCGCCTGGCCCCGCAGGAGGGGGTGAGCGCGGCGGAGCTGTTGCGGCTGGCGGCCTCGGCGGAGAAATACAGCAATCATCCGGCGGCCCGGGCGCTGGCGGCGCTGGCGGAGGAGGTGAACGTGCCGCTGGCGGAGCCGCAAAACTTTGCCGAGACGGCGGGGCGCGGTGTCAGGGCGGAGGTGGAGGGCGCGGAGGTGCTGGTGGGGCGGGCGCAATGGCTGCGGGATCACGGGCTGGAGGGGGATTTTCTGCAGTCGGTGGATTTGAACGAGACGGAGGGGTTCAGCCTGATATTTGTGGCGCGGCAGGGGCGGTTTCTGGGATGGATCGGGCTGCGGGATGAGACGCGGCCGGAGGCGCGGCCGGCGCTGGAGGAATTGAAGGCCATCGGCGTGCGGCGAATTGCGATGGTGAGCGGGGACCGGCAGCCGGTGGCGGCGCGGGTGGCGCGCGAGATTGGCTGCGAGGAGAGCCGCGGGGAGTGCCTGCCGCAGGACAAGGTGGAGTTTGTGCGCGCGTTCAAGCAGCAGGGGCTGCGCGTGGCGGTGGTGGGCGACGGCGTGAACGATGCGCCGGCGCTGGCGGCGGGGGACATTGGGATTGCGATGGGGGCGGCGGGGAGCGAGGTGGCCATTCACAGCGCCACCATTGCGCTGATGAACAATGATTTGCGGCGGCTGCCGTTCCTGGTGCGGCTGTCGCGGGCCACGCGCTCGGTGATCAATCAAAACTTTGTGGTGGGCATTCTGTTCATCGTGGGCGGGCTGGCGCTGTCGGCGTTTGGGTATTTAAGCCCGATTGTGGCGGCGATCATGCACAATGTCGGCTCGTTCATCGTCATCTTTAACAGCGCGCGGCTGGTGCGGCAGGGGGAGGAGTTGGAGCATTATGAGCCGGTCCGCCCGCCCGCCGCGCCTGCGGCGTCCGCGCCGGAGCAACCCATCACCTTCAAGCCGCAACCGGCCTGA
- a CDS encoding protease modulator HflK, translated as MNPTPTKPPAPGGWSDAGTQALAEALKSSFGLVRLALVVLVVYFCGSNFFTVSQNERAVLLRFGQPVGRGEEAVLGPGFHLAWPYPIDEVVKIPAQQILSASSTVGWPRELRGPAANTPPPRLNPVLDGYAVTGDGNIIHAQAQLRYRVVEPVRFYFGFTNAMALVTNALNNALFHAMAQFSVDDALRLNLPAVKERMLARVEQLAREQGLGIVVEQLDLVTVPPRQVKAAFDQVTAAESELHTKVNEAQAHANGVRARAQGEASARRNAAEAERNRLVAEVEAEARYFLDLLPSYRRDAALFTARLQVETLGRVLTNAQDKFFLPARADGRPRELRLQLNREPARLKTESPAPAAPEHKH; from the coding sequence ATGAACCCCACGCCAACCAAACCGCCCGCCCCGGGCGGATGGAGTGACGCCGGCACGCAGGCGCTGGCCGAGGCGTTGAAGAGCAGCTTTGGGCTGGTCCGGCTGGCGCTGGTGGTGCTGGTGGTGTATTTCTGCGGGTCCAATTTCTTCACCGTTTCGCAGAACGAGCGCGCCGTGCTCCTGCGGTTTGGCCAGCCGGTGGGGCGGGGCGAGGAGGCGGTGCTGGGGCCGGGTTTTCATCTGGCCTGGCCGTATCCGATTGACGAGGTGGTGAAGATACCGGCGCAGCAGATTTTGAGCGCCAGCTCGACGGTGGGCTGGCCGCGGGAGCTGCGGGGCCCGGCGGCCAACACGCCGCCGCCGCGGTTGAATCCGGTGCTGGACGGGTACGCGGTCACGGGGGACGGCAACATCATTCACGCGCAGGCGCAGTTGCGGTACCGGGTGGTGGAGCCGGTGCGGTTTTACTTTGGGTTCACCAACGCGATGGCGCTGGTGACCAACGCCCTGAACAATGCGTTGTTTCATGCCATGGCGCAGTTCAGCGTGGACGACGCCCTGCGGCTGAACCTGCCCGCGGTGAAGGAGCGGATGCTGGCGCGCGTGGAACAACTGGCGCGCGAGCAGGGGCTGGGGATTGTGGTGGAGCAACTGGATCTGGTGACCGTCCCGCCGCGGCAGGTGAAGGCGGCCTTTGACCAGGTCACGGCGGCCGAGAGCGAGCTGCACACCAAGGTGAACGAGGCCCAGGCCCATGCCAACGGCGTGCGGGCCCGCGCCCAGGGCGAGGCCAGCGCCCGCCGCAACGCCGCCGAGGCGGAGCGCAACCGGCTGGTGGCCGAGGTGGAGGCGGAGGCGCGATATTTTCTGGACCTGCTGCCCAGCTACCGGCGGGACGCCGCGCTGTTCACGGCCCGCCTGCAGGTGGAGACGCTGGGCCGGGTGTTGACCAACGCGCAGGACAAGTTTTTCCTGCCGGCGCGCGCGGACGGGCGGCCGCGCGAGCTGCGGTTGCAGTTGAATCGTGAACCTGCGCGGTTGAAGACCGAAAGCCCGGCGCCCGCCGCCCCCGAGCACAAGCATTAA
- a CDS encoding HesA/MoeB/ThiF family protein → MDTSPALLTDAERERYEWQLWVPGWGEAGQQKLKGATVLVSRVGGVGGQVAYQLAAAGVGRLVLAHGGVLRLSDLNRQLLMTHDWVGRPRVECAARRLRELNPHVEIMAVAENISAANAARLVAEADVVVDAAPLFEERYELNRQAVRQRKPMVECAMYELTAQVTTILPGETACLACLCPEKPPDWRRQFPVVGAVAGLAGCVGAMEVCKLITGVGEVLKNRLWQCDLRTMTFKTVRTRRAPECAVCGTVA, encoded by the coding sequence ATGGATACCTCCCCTGCCTTGCTGACGGATGCCGAGCGCGAGCGTTATGAATGGCAGCTTTGGGTGCCGGGCTGGGGCGAGGCCGGCCAGCAAAAACTCAAAGGGGCGACGGTGCTGGTTTCGCGGGTGGGGGGCGTGGGGGGACAGGTGGCCTATCAACTGGCGGCGGCGGGGGTGGGGCGGCTGGTGCTGGCGCATGGGGGCGTGTTGCGGCTTTCGGATTTGAACCGGCAGTTGTTGATGACCCATGACTGGGTGGGCCGGCCCCGCGTGGAGTGTGCGGCGCGGCGGTTGCGGGAGCTGAATCCGCACGTGGAGATTATGGCGGTGGCGGAGAATATCAGCGCGGCCAACGCGGCGCGGCTGGTGGCGGAGGCGGATGTGGTGGTGGATGCGGCGCCGTTGTTTGAGGAGCGGTATGAGTTGAACCGGCAGGCGGTGCGGCAGCGCAAGCCCATGGTGGAGTGTGCCATGTATGAGCTGACGGCGCAGGTGACCACGATTTTGCCGGGCGAGACGGCCTGCCTGGCCTGTTTGTGTCCGGAGAAGCCGCCGGACTGGCGGCGGCAGTTTCCGGTGGTGGGGGCGGTGGCGGGTCTGGCGGGGTGTGTGGGGGCGATGGAAGTGTGCAAGCTCATCACGGGGGTGGGGGAGGTGTTGAAGAACCGGCTGTGGCAATGCGACTTGCGGACGATGACATTCAAAACCGTGCGCACGCGGCGGGCTCCGGAGTGTGCGGTGTGTGGCACGGTTGCGTGA
- a CDS encoding ABC transporter ATP-binding protein, with translation MIRVEQLCVRAGTFRLGAVSFELPAGSYTVLMGRTGCGKTTLLEALCGLRRVESGRVWVDGEEVTHWDPAGRGIGYVPQDRALFQTMTVEENLAFGLTVRGVAAAERRARVQHLAELLGITHLLERRPAGLSGGEAQRVALGRALAIAPRILCLDEPLSALDEETRGEMYALLKAVRAQTGVTTLHVTHHPEDARQLADQVFRLENGKMTQVTL, from the coding sequence ATGATCCGGGTGGAGCAATTATGTGTGCGGGCCGGGACGTTCCGGCTGGGGGCGGTGAGCTTTGAGCTGCCGGCAGGGAGTTACACGGTGTTGATGGGGCGCACGGGTTGCGGCAAGACCACGCTCTTGGAGGCGTTGTGCGGGCTGCGGCGGGTGGAGAGCGGGCGCGTGTGGGTGGATGGGGAGGAAGTGACACACTGGGATCCGGCGGGGCGCGGCATCGGGTACGTGCCGCAGGATCGGGCGCTTTTTCAGACGATGACCGTGGAGGAGAATCTGGCTTTTGGATTGACGGTGCGGGGGGTGGCGGCGGCGGAACGGCGGGCGCGCGTGCAACATCTGGCGGAGCTGCTGGGCATTACGCATTTGTTGGAGCGGCGGCCGGCGGGGTTGAGCGGGGGGGAGGCGCAGCGGGTGGCGCTGGGGCGGGCGCTGGCCATCGCGCCGCGGATCTTGTGCCTGGACGAGCCTTTGAGCGCGCTGGATGAAGAGACGCGGGGGGAGATGTACGCCCTGCTCAAGGCGGTGCGGGCGCAAACCGGGGTGACGACGTTGCACGTCACGCATCATCCCGAGGACGCCCGGCAACTGGCCGATCAGGTGTTTCGTTTGGAGAACGGGAAGATGACGCAAGTTACCCTCTAA
- a CDS encoding ABC transporter permease encodes MTAPPTSAGTRQGPRRRSDAPFLVGLSVLGGVYVVLIVAMLVADLAYTSPGHLLAALQSENIQYAVRLSLLSCSITALLCVWIGVPLGYVLSRCTFRGKGLLEALLDIPIVLPPLVIGLSLLILMQTAPGRWLERWVPVTYAVPSVILAQFAVACAFAVQTMRVTFDQISPRSEQVARTLGCTRRQAFWRVTLPEARRGVLTAGTLAWARALGEFGPILVFSGATRMKTEVLSTSVFLELSVGALEAAVAVSLLMIIAAVVVLLVVRWFGSGASFHQGQAP; translated from the coding sequence ATGACGGCACCACCGACAAGTGCGGGCACGCGCCAGGGGCCGCGGCGGCGGTCGGATGCGCCGTTTCTGGTGGGCTTGTCGGTGTTGGGAGGGGTGTATGTGGTGTTGATTGTGGCGATGTTGGTGGCGGATCTGGCCTACACTTCACCCGGGCATCTGCTGGCGGCGCTGCAGAGTGAGAACATCCAGTACGCGGTGCGTTTGAGCCTGTTGTCGTGCAGCATCACGGCATTGTTGTGTGTGTGGATTGGGGTGCCGCTGGGGTATGTGCTGTCGCGTTGCACGTTTCGCGGGAAGGGATTGTTGGAGGCTTTGCTGGACATTCCGATAGTGCTGCCGCCGCTGGTGATTGGGCTGAGTCTGCTCATCTTGATGCAGACGGCGCCGGGGCGGTGGCTCGAGCGGTGGGTGCCGGTGACCTACGCGGTGCCGAGTGTGATCCTGGCGCAGTTTGCGGTGGCCTGCGCGTTTGCGGTGCAGACGATGCGGGTGACGTTTGATCAGATCAGCCCGCGCAGCGAGCAGGTGGCGCGGACGCTGGGCTGCACGCGGCGGCAGGCCTTCTGGCGGGTGACCCTGCCCGAGGCGCGGCGGGGGGTGCTCACGGCGGGCACGCTGGCGTGGGCACGGGCGCTGGGGGAGTTTGGGCCGATTCTGGTGTTTTCCGGGGCGACACGGATGAAGACGGAGGTGTTGTCCACGTCGGTTTTTTTGGAGCTGAGCGTGGGGGCGCTGGAGGCGGCGGTGGCGGTTTCGCTGTTGATGATCATCGCGGCGGTGGTGGTGTTGTTGGTGGTGCGATGGTTTGGGTCGGGGGCAAGTTTTCATCAGGGGCAGGCGCCATGA